One region of Camelina sativa cultivar DH55 chromosome 6, Cs, whole genome shotgun sequence genomic DNA includes:
- the LOC109133271 gene encoding uncharacterized protein LOC109133271 — MTITRPNITFAVSKLAQYSSAPRKFHLQVAHKVLRYLKGTIGQGLFYGKDYDFSLRGFSDADWGACPDSRRSVTSYAIFIESEYRAMSVITKELLWFTYILKALRVPFSLPADLYCDNQAALHIASNSVYHKRTKHIEFDCHKVREAIDDGILKTMFVRTDNQLADILTKALHPALFSANIGKMGVINIYLSPS, encoded by the exons ATGACCATCACTCGTCCAAATATTACTTTTGCTGTTTCTAAACTTGCTCAATACTCATCTGCTCCGCGAAAGTTTCATCTTCAAGTTGCACACAAGGTACTTCGTTACTTGAAGGGTACTATTGGACAGGGCTTATTCTATGGCAAGGATTATGACTTCTCGCTTAGAGGATTCTCTGACGCAGATTGGGGAGCTTGTCCCGATAGTAGGCGCTCTGTTACTAGCTATGCCATCTTCATTG AATCTGAGTATCGTGCCATGAGTGTGATTACCAAGGAGCTGTTGTGGTTCACATATATCTTGAAAGCGCTTCGGGTACCTTTCTCTCTTCCCGCTGATTTGTATTGTGATAATCAGGCTGCTCTTCACATTGCCAGTAACTCTGTTTATCATAAACGCACGAAACACATAGAATTTGATTGTCACAAGGTTAGAGAGGCAATTGATGATGGTATTCTCAAGACCATGTTCGTTCGTACTGACAATCAACTTGCTGACATCTTAACCAAAGCTTTACATCCGGCTCTCTTCAGTGCTAATATTGGCAAGATGGGAGTCATTAACATCTACTTGTCTCCATCTTGA